One segment of Natranaeroarchaeum aerophilus DNA contains the following:
- a CDS encoding DUF4395 domain-containing protein → MSPASGTVDPRAPRFGQGVTAALALGGVVLQEPVLIYILTALLVVAVASRWRIDPYRFLWLRVRRFVDPPTTTESALPHRFARVVGAMFTSVASICLVVAGVTGIGSLALVGYGLIGIVGVLAALGAFANFCLGCRMYRQVSLFKGWKLLTTPAEDIEEMARL, encoded by the coding sequence ATGTCGCCTGCTAGCGGGACGGTCGATCCACGGGCACCTCGATTCGGACAGGGGGTCACAGCAGCCCTGGCACTCGGTGGGGTCGTCCTCCAGGAACCGGTGTTGATATACATCCTGACAGCCCTGCTCGTCGTGGCAGTCGCCTCGCGGTGGCGGATCGACCCCTATCGGTTCCTGTGGCTGCGCGTTCGGCGGTTCGTCGATCCCCCCACGACCACCGAGTCGGCACTCCCACACCGGTTCGCCCGAGTCGTCGGTGCGATGTTCACGAGTGTTGCGTCGATCTGTCTCGTCGTGGCGGGAGTGACAGGCATCGGATCGCTCGCGCTGGTTGGCTATGGCCTCATCGGAATCGTCGGTGTTCTCGCGGCGCTGGGTGCCTTTGCAAACTTCTGTCTCGGCTGTCGGATGTACCGCCAAGTGTCGCTGTTCAAGGGCTGGAAACTGCTGACGACGCCGGCAGAGGATATCGAAGAGATGGCTCGTTTATAA
- a CDS encoding HAD family hydrolase codes for MTVSAVVFDLDETLAIPRRERQTLMTDAMASIGAPTPTREEYLEAHRQHLTGETRAPIFTDIFEAYDDDADPAAAAAAYRDEIAGSLRPVTDAESLLADLRGNYRVGLLTNGPVVAQRDKLATLGWEDLFDEAIVTGELSAGKPDTRAFEAILDALDVPAAETVYIGDKVRTDIHGAKDAGLRAIQVLYAGGPEPDDSADAHVDRAAMATELPAALGAL; via the coding sequence ATGACGGTTTCGGCGGTCGTCTTCGATCTGGACGAGACGCTCGCGATCCCCCGACGCGAACGACAGACGCTGATGACGGACGCGATGGCATCGATCGGCGCGCCTACGCCCACGCGTGAAGAGTATCTGGAGGCCCACAGACAGCATCTCACCGGCGAGACACGTGCACCGATCTTCACCGACATTTTCGAGGCGTACGACGACGACGCTGATCCGGCTGCTGCGGCGGCGGCCTACCGCGACGAGATCGCTGGTTCGCTCCGGCCGGTCACCGACGCCGAATCGTTACTGGCCGACCTGCGCGGGAACTATCGGGTCGGTCTCCTGACTAACGGGCCGGTCGTCGCACAGCGAGACAAACTCGCCACGCTCGGCTGGGAGGACCTCTTCGACGAGGCGATCGTTACGGGCGAACTGAGTGCGGGGAAGCCGGACACTCGCGCATTCGAGGCGATCCTTGACGCCCTCGACGTTCCGGCAGCCGAGACGGTCTACATCGGTGACAAGGTCCGGACCGATATTCACGGCGCGAAAGACGCCGGGCTACGCGCGATTCAGGTGCTGTACGCGGGCGGCCCGGAACCTGACGACAGTGCTGACGCACACGTCGACCGGGCGGCGATGGCGACCGAACTCCCGGCCGCGCTCGGCGCGTTGTGA
- the pyrF gene encoding orotidine-5'-phosphate decarboxylase, with translation MNFFDRLAHRIETTDSVVSVGLDPDMDRLPDVFHEYDLPRFAFNRRIIDATHEHAAAFKPNAAFYEDPDGWRALEETIAYAKGKGVPVLLDAKRADIGNTTRQYAELVDPDTGSTGADAITVNPYMGRDSLQPFLDTESAGVFILCRTSNPGGADLQDLELAEGDLLYERVAALADLWNEHGNIGLVVGATTPEELEDVREQVPDLPFLVPGVGSQGGDAEAAVEHGLADGVGVVNSSRGIIFAGENADRAEGDADRFASAAGDAAKRLKRRLNQYR, from the coding sequence ATGAACTTCTTCGACCGACTGGCCCATCGGATCGAGACGACGGACAGCGTCGTCAGTGTTGGCCTCGATCCCGACATGGACCGACTCCCCGACGTGTTCCACGAGTACGATCTACCCCGCTTTGCGTTCAATCGCCGGATCATCGACGCGACCCACGAGCACGCCGCGGCGTTCAAGCCAAACGCGGCGTTCTACGAGGATCCGGACGGCTGGCGGGCACTCGAAGAGACGATCGCCTACGCCAAGGGCAAGGGTGTGCCGGTGCTCCTCGACGCCAAACGGGCGGATATCGGCAACACGACGCGGCAGTACGCCGAACTCGTCGATCCCGACACGGGGAGCACCGGCGCGGACGCAATCACGGTCAACCCCTACATGGGCCGGGACTCGCTTCAGCCCTTCCTCGACACCGAGAGTGCAGGAGTCTTCATCCTCTGTCGGACGTCGAATCCGGGCGGTGCCGATCTGCAGGATCTCGAACTCGCTGAGGGGGACCTGCTATACGAGCGCGTCGCCGCGCTCGCGGATCTCTGGAACGAACATGGAAACATCGGACTGGTCGTTGGCGCGACGACGCCCGAAGAGCTCGAAGACGTTCGCGAGCAGGTCCCCGACCTCCCCTTCCTCGTCCCCGGCGTCGGGAGTCAGGGCGGCGACGCCGAAGCGGCGGTCGAACACGGCCTCGCCGACGGCGTCGGCGTCGTCAACTCCTCGCGCGGGATCATCTTCGCTGGCGAAAACGCCGACCGGGCCGAGGGGGATGCCGACCGGTTTGCCAGCGCCGCTGGTGACGCCGCCAAGCGGCTAAAGCGCCGACTCAACCAGTACCGCTAG